In Conger conger chromosome 12, fConCon1.1, whole genome shotgun sequence, one DNA window encodes the following:
- the rab36 gene encoding ras-related protein Rab-36, which yields MENGKMQFSAPVSRDRVISKFPKWYTPQACLQTKDHWHVRVKTACKDRAPWSLGMKMSKVVVVGDLYVGKTCLINRFCKDLFDRDYKATIGVDFEIERFQLLGFPYSLQIWDTAGQEKFKCIASTYYRGAQIIIIVFDLADIRTLEHTRQWLVEAMKENEPRSCSVFLIGAKRDLLASAECQRVERDAIKMAADMRAEFWSVSSKTGENVQECFSRVAAVAFEDSMLQALQGGVPSHIGSSDLIKIDRGTAGDPRAADENRLTCC from the exons ATGGAGAACGGAAAGATGCAGTTCTCTGCGCCAGTGAGCAGAGACAGGGTCATATCCAAGTTTCCTAAG TGGTACACCCCTCAGGCCTGTCTGCAGACCAAGGACCACTGGCACGTCCGCGTGAAGACAGCCTGCAAGGACCGAGCCCCCTGGAGCCTGGG AATGAAGATGTCTaaagtggtggtggtgggagacCTGTACGTTGGCAAGACGTGTCTAATTAACAG GTTCTGTAAGGACCTGTTCGACAGGGACTACAAGGCCACCATAGGCGTGGACTTTGAGATCGAGAGGTTTCAGCTGCTGGGCTTTCCCTACTCTCTACAGAT CTGGGACACAGCCGGACAGGAGAAATTCAAATGCATCGCCTCCACCTACTACAGAGGAgctcaga TCATCATCATCGTCTTCGACCTGGCTGACATCCGGACTCTGGAGCACACGCG gcAGTGGCTGGTGGAGGCGATGAAGGAGAACGAGCCGCGGTCTTGTAGCGTGTTCCTCATCGGCGCCAAGAGAGACCTGCTG GCGTCCGCAGAATGCCAGAGGGTCGAGAGAGACGCCATCAAGATGGCGGCCGACATGCGGGCTGAGTTCTGGTCCGTCTCGTCCAAAACAG GGGAGAACGTGCAGGAGTGTTTCTCTCGCGTGGCGGCCGTGGCCTTTGAGGACAGCATGCTGCAGGCCCTGCAGGGAGGCGTGCCCTCACACATAGGCTCCAGTGACCTCATCA AGATCGACCGTGGCACAGCGGGGGACCCCCGGGCTGCAGATGAGAACAGGTTGACCTGCTGTTAG